ACACCGAGAATGAAAGCACAACGATTGCAAACACGATCTGCCAATTGCTTGATCTGGAACCGGTTGGCATGGATTTGACATGACCACGGACCGAGCCCCCAAAGAACCTATCAACCTGCGCCAGTTCGGTCTGCACCCCCTGTCGCTGCGGCTTTGGCACGGGATGGCGCTGGATGCATGGCTGCGTGCGATGAAGGGAAAGTGGCATATGGTTTCGCCCAGCCGCTACCCGCTGGTTGCGATGATCACCCTTTTCAGCATCAGCAACTTGGGGCTCAAATGGCTGTCGCAACTAATCTATGGGCGGCGTTTGGCGAAGGTTCGAATAGAGCCTGACCCAATATTTGTCATCGGGCATTGGCGCAGCGGGACAACCTGGCTGCATCAATTGCTAATCTCTGATCCGCGCCATGCCGCGCCGGATGTAAGAGCCTGTTTCCGCCCCGAAACCTTTTTGGTCGGGCGACGTTTGTTGACGCCTGTGCTGCGCTGGGCGATGGATGGAAAGCGCCCCATGGACAATGTCCATCTGAAATTGGAAAGTCCTGAAGAAGACGAGCACGCAATTGCGCTTTCCGGCGCTTTGTCTCCTTACCTTCATAACATGTTTCCCAATAACGTTCGCCGGATCCCGACGAACCCAGAAGACATGAGTGAGTCAGATGCGGCGGATTGGCGCAAAAAGTGGCTGGCCTTCTTGACACGTGTCCAGTTTGTGAACCCCGGACAACGGCTGGTTCTGAAGTCCCCCCCACATACGATGCGGACAAAAGAGATCCTGCGGATATTCCCGAATGCAAAATTCATCCACATCGTCCGCGACCCTTATAAGGTGTTTTTATCAAACAGAAATTCGCGGACCGCGATGCATTCGGTTTCATCCCTTCAAGATCATTTACCTGTGCCGGAACAACGCGATGCGAGCATGATCAAACGGTCGGTTGCGTTTCACAAGCAGTTCGACAAGGACCGGCAGCACATCCCCGACGAACAGATCATGACATTGCGCTATGAAGATCTGCGGGCCGATCCAGTCGCAGTGATGCGCGGCATATATGATCATCTGGATTTGGGTGATTTCGCCCCGATTGAGGCGGAACTTGCTGCGCTGGTCGGGCCTGCGCGTCCCTATCAGAACAATCGCTATGAATTGGACGATAAGACCCGTGCAATGGTGGATGAACAATTCGCCGATTTCTTTCGGCGCTATGACTATTTGCAGATGGATCAACGTCCGGCGGCAGATCCGTGACGGTCTCAGAGCGGATCACTGACGCATTGTTCCGGTTTCGGTTTGCCGCAATGGTGGCTTTCGCTGTCCTGATCCTCGGTCTGGCCGCAGGCATTCCCCGGTTGGAATTCTCATCTGACAGCCGCGGGTTCTTTGGCCGCGACAACAGTGAATTTGTGGAAGTCTTGCAGATTGAGGACACCTACACGGTCTCCAATACCCTGCTGTTGATGGTCGTCCCGCCACCGGGATCGGCCTTTGCGCCCAACACTTTGAAAACCTTGCAGGAAATGACTGAGGACGCATGGCAAATGCCCTATGCCCTGCGTGTCGATTCCGCGATCAATCACATGCATTCCTATGCGCAGGATGACGATATCCTTGTGGAGCCGATGCTTGACGAGGAGGCCGAGATCACGCCAGAGGCGGCAGAGCGGTTTCGCGAATTGGCCATGGCCTCTGACAGCCTGCGCAACACACTATTGTCGGAGAAAGGTGACGCCTATGGGATCACCATGCGTGTCATTCTGCCCAAGGAGGAAGACAAAGCGGTGGCGCGCCGGGACGTGGAGGAATTTCTCAGGCAACTGCGGTCGGACTGGCAGGCATCCTATCCGGGCTGGCAGGTTCATGTCGCGGGTGGATTGCTGGGCAACAGCCTGTTGGCTCAGGTCGCTATTGAAGATATTCAATATCTGGTTCCGGTCGCGCTGTTGGCCGTGGTCGTTCTTTTTACGCTTGCTTTGGGGTCTGTTGCGGCCGTTGCAGCCTCTGTTGTTGTTCTGGTCTGTGCCACATCGGCCACCTTCGGTTTTGCCGGATGGGCCAACGTCGCATTGACCGCGGGCACGGCTATTGGGCCGCTTGCCGTGATGGTTCTGGTTTCCACCAGTTGCGTGCACATCGTGCTTGGCACCATACGCGCCGCCGAAACGGGGCGCGAGGGCGATCCGTTTCGTTATGCCATTGCGCAGAACATCGCGCCGGTGACCGTCAGCCATTTGACAACGGCATTTGGGTTCCTCTGCCTGAATTTTGCACCGTCGCCGCCATTGGCCCAGATGGGCAATATCGTGGCGTTCGGATTGTTGGTCGGGCATCTTTCCGTATTTGTGCTGTTGCCAGTGTTGTTGCAAACCGCCTACCCACGCCGCGCGAGCAGCCTGATGGTTGGCGGGCAGCGCATGCGCCAGTTTGCCCGGTGGGTTCTGGTCAGACGTCGGATCTGGCTGATGCTGTTTCCGGTCGCCGGCGGTTTGGCAGTGTTCGGTATCCTTCGGCTGGATTACGACGACAATGTCATCCGCTATTTCGATCAACGCTACGAATTGCGGCAGGACGCCGAGGCCATTCAACAACAGCTGACGGGCCTGGAAACCATGCAGTTCAACCTGCAAGCCCCCGAAGGCCAAAGCGTATTCGAACCGGAGTTCTTGAAAGCGGTGGATCGCTTTGCCGTTTGGTTGGAGGCGCAGCCGGAAGTTGTGGCGGTGTCCTCTCTCACCCGGATCATCAAAGACCTGAACCAAAGCATGAACGGCGATGCGGAAGACGCCTATGCAATTGCCAAGACCCAACCCGCAAATGCGCAGCTATTAATGTTATATGAATTGTCATTGCCTGTCGGGATGGATCTCAATGTGATGATGGACGTGGATCGGACGCAAACGCTGCTCACGGCCACCCTGCGCAGCCCGCATAGTTCGGTGGTTCGGACCTTGGCCCAAGATGCCGAAGCGTGGTTGGGCAGAAACGAACCACAAATCGCCACGCGGGCGGCCGGGATGGCGATTGCCTTTGCCCGTATATCCCAGCGCAACAACAGTCAGATGTTGTTTGGTTTTTTGACCGTGCTGGGGATCGTTTCACTCACCCTCATTGTCACCCTGCGCAGCCTGCGCCACGGGGTCATCAGCCTTGTGCCAAATCTGGTTCCAGCCTTGTTGGCCTTTGGGCTTTGGGGGTGGTTCATGGGAGATTTGAACTTGGGATCGACAGTGGTGACCACAATGACATTCGGCATCGTGGTCGATGACACGGTGCATTTCCTGATGCACTACCTGCGGGAAAGACGGCGCGGCATGAAAGTGGAGGCCGCCTTGGAAGAAACCTTTGCCGTGGTCGGCTCGTCCATCACCCTGACGTCCATTGCCTTGATCCTTGGCTTTGGCATCATGTCGGCATCGGGCTTTTCCATCAATCAACACATCGGTATGTTGACCGCCACGGTGATCGCTTTTGCTTTGCTGTCGGATCTGTTTTTGTTGCCTGCCCTGCTTCGCACCTTTCAAGGAAAATCATTATGACATCGATCCGCCGTACCCTGTTTGGAGTTGTTCTTGGATTCTTGGCCCTTGGGGCGGGCATGGCCATTGCAGAAACCGCTGAACAGCGCGGTTTGCGCCTTGCGACCGAGGCGTCAAACCGCAACGGGGGGTATGAAGACATAACAGTGTCCGGAGAGATGATCCTCAAAACCTCAAGCGGACAATCTGCAACCCGGCGGTTTGACGCCAGATGGGTAACGACAGGGGCAGGGGCCTCGCGGTCCATGCTGATCTTTCGCTGGCCGGGCGACATTCGCAACACCGCGTTGCTGACACATGTCTACGCCGGCAAAAAGGACGATCAGTGGCTATACCTGCCCGCGATGGAACGCGTGCGGCGGATTTCCGGCTCGGGGCGCTCAGGCTCCTTTGTCGGCAGCGAATTCGCCTTCGAGGATATGGCAGATCAAGAGGTGGACAAGTTCAAACATCAATGGATTGCCGAACAGAACTGCCCCGGCGGTGGGCGCTGCCATGTGATCGACAGGTTCCCGACGTCCAAGTCCGGCTATAGCCGCCAGCGGATCTGGCTGGATACGGCCCATTTGCGGTTGCAACAGGTCCATTTCTTTGATCGCCGGGGGGCGCATCTCAAGACATTGTCTCTGTCCGGGTACCGCCAATACAACGGCCGGTTCTGGCGGTCTTCCCGTATGGAAATGGTCAATCATCTGACCGGCGCCCGAACCCGATTGAACTGGAAAGGTTATAAATTCAATCAAGGGCTTCAAAAGAACGCCTTTACCGTCAACGCCCTGCGCCGGATCAGATAGGGCTTGCCAGCCTATTCAGCCAGTTGCAGCGTGAAGTTCTGCTTGGTCGCCGCGTCCATTTCCGGCGGTGCGGCTTCGGTCACAATCATCGGCGTGCCACCCGCAGGGGGCAGGACAAGCCCAACCAATGCTGTTGTAGGCAGGAATTTACTGCTGTCGATGGCGTAGATCGTTTGACGGGCAATGCCGGACATGGCGACCGAGATGTCATATTCGCATTGCTCTGCCACGCGGATGCCTTGCACGGGATCGACCTGAGCGGCGGTCAGGATGGCAAAATCGACCTGCATCCGCTCAATCACCTCAAAGGCTGTTCGGTCAAAGGACGCGCCGTCATAATCACGCAATTGGGTGCCGGCCATAAACACCCGATTGCCATGGATCAGGGCCAAGGTGCTGGCGATATAGGCAGAGTTGGTGACGACGGTGAGATCCTGACGTTTTTGCAGGGCTTGGGCCACAAATGCCGCTGTTGAGCCGGTGTCGATGGCAACAGACGCGCCATCGGGGATCATGTCGGCGATGTGATCTGCGATCTTGGCCTTGGCGGTGCGGTTCTGCTCCATCCTGGCGGCAAAAGGGGCGGTCAGTGGGTTGCCCACGGCGCGGATGGCCCCGTGAAGCTTTTCGATATGCCCCTGATCAACCAGCGGCTTGATGATCCGGCGCACGGTTTGATCGGTCACGTCCAGCATCCGTGCCAGATCCGTCACCGAGACAGTGCCCCGCAAAGCGACGATGTTCGCTATTTGTTGATCATATTTTCCCATGTTTTCTGTATATTACAATTTTCCTTTTGGGGAAAGCGACAAAAAATGTTGTTTTGTGTTGATTTATCGTCATGCTGAGAGAGACTCATCTGGCGGAACGACATGACACATCATCACGTAAAACATCTCATCATCGGCGGCGGCATCATCGGATGTTCCACCGCCTATCATCTGGCCAAGAACGGCGAGACCGATATCGTCCTGCTGGAGAAGGCATCGCTGACCGAAGGGGCGACCTGGCATGCGGCGGGGTTGGTGGGGCAGTTGCGATCCTCGCGCAACACCACGCGGATGCTCAAACGGTCCGTTGCGATGTACGATGCGCTTGAGGCGGAAACCGGCATGGCGTTTGACTGGAAAAAAGTCGGATCACTGAGGCTGGCGGCGACCAAGGAACGCCTGCTTGAGGCGCAACGCCTGACCACCATGGCCCGCAGTTTCGACCTGGAAATGTCGATGATCACCGCCGAAGAGGCAAAGGCGCTGTTCCCCTATATTGACGCAACCGGTTTGGAGGGTGCCGCCTATATCCCGTCGGACGGCCATGTGGACCCGGCCAGCCTGTGCCAGACCATCGCTGCCGCCGCCCGCAGAATGGGCGTGGATATCCGCCAGGGCGAAAAGGTCGAGGATTTCATCGTTGAAGAGGGCAAGATCTCCCAGGTCATCACCGATCAAGGGCGCTATAGCGCCGATACGGTGATCATGGCCGCAGGCATGTGGAGCCGGGAGCTGGGCGCAAAGCTTGGCATCAAGGTGCCGGCCTGCGCGGTTGAGCACCAGTATATCGTCACCGAACCCTTGCCGCAGCCCGAACTGGTGAAGGGCTTGCCAACCCTGCGTGATCCCGAAAGGTTGGTCTACTACAAACCGGACGCAGGCGGGCGGCTGGTCATTGGCGGTTATGAAGAAGGCACCTTGCCATTTGGTGACACCGGCATTCCCGGTGAATTTGTGCGCCAATTGTTGCCCGACAATCTGGACCGGTTTGGACCGCTGGCCGAACTGGCCGCCGAGGTCACTCCGGTGCTCAACGAGGTGGGCATCCGGCAGGTGATCAACGGGCCGATCCCCTATTCGGCGGATGGTGATTTTGTCATGGGATGGGCACCGGGTTTCGACAATCTGATGATGGCGACCGGGTTCCTTTATGGCATTGCCGCAGGTGGTGGGGCAGGCGAGATGATTGCGGAATGGATCATTGAAGGACGGCCATCATTGGATCTTTGGCCGCTGGACGTGCGCCGTTTTGGCCCGCATCACGGCAGCCGCGCTTTCATGTATCCCCGCGCGGTGGAACATTACGCGCATCACTACAAAATGCGCTACCCCGGTCAGGAACATGAAACCGCC
This window of the Sulfitobacter mediterraneus genome carries:
- a CDS encoding sulfotransferase family protein; the encoded protein is MTTDRAPKEPINLRQFGLHPLSLRLWHGMALDAWLRAMKGKWHMVSPSRYPLVAMITLFSISNLGLKWLSQLIYGRRLAKVRIEPDPIFVIGHWRSGTTWLHQLLISDPRHAAPDVRACFRPETFLVGRRLLTPVLRWAMDGKRPMDNVHLKLESPEEDEHAIALSGALSPYLHNMFPNNVRRIPTNPEDMSESDAADWRKKWLAFLTRVQFVNPGQRLVLKSPPHTMRTKEILRIFPNAKFIHIVRDPYKVFLSNRNSRTAMHSVSSLQDHLPVPEQRDASMIKRSVAFHKQFDKDRQHIPDEQIMTLRYEDLRADPVAVMRGIYDHLDLGDFAPIEAELAALVGPARPYQNNRYELDDKTRAMVDEQFADFFRRYDYLQMDQRPAADP
- a CDS encoding efflux RND transporter permease subunit, with product MTVSERITDALFRFRFAAMVAFAVLILGLAAGIPRLEFSSDSRGFFGRDNSEFVEVLQIEDTYTVSNTLLLMVVPPPGSAFAPNTLKTLQEMTEDAWQMPYALRVDSAINHMHSYAQDDDILVEPMLDEEAEITPEAAERFRELAMASDSLRNTLLSEKGDAYGITMRVILPKEEDKAVARRDVEEFLRQLRSDWQASYPGWQVHVAGGLLGNSLLAQVAIEDIQYLVPVALLAVVVLFTLALGSVAAVAASVVVLVCATSATFGFAGWANVALTAGTAIGPLAVMVLVSTSCVHIVLGTIRAAETGREGDPFRYAIAQNIAPVTVSHLTTAFGFLCLNFAPSPPLAQMGNIVAFGLLVGHLSVFVLLPVLLQTAYPRRASSLMVGGQRMRQFARWVLVRRRIWLMLFPVAGGLAVFGILRLDYDDNVIRYFDQRYELRQDAEAIQQQLTGLETMQFNLQAPEGQSVFEPEFLKAVDRFAVWLEAQPEVVAVSSLTRIIKDLNQSMNGDAEDAYAIAKTQPANAQLLMLYELSLPVGMDLNVMMDVDRTQTLLTATLRSPHSSVVRTLAQDAEAWLGRNEPQIATRAAGMAIAFARISQRNNSQMLFGFLTVLGIVSLTLIVTLRSLRHGVISLVPNLVPALLAFGLWGWFMGDLNLGSTVVTTMTFGIVVDDTVHFLMHYLRERRRGMKVEAALEETFAVVGSSITLTSIALILGFGIMSASGFSINQHIGMLTATVIAFALLSDLFLLPALLRTFQGKSL
- a CDS encoding outer membrane lipoprotein-sorting protein: MTSIRRTLFGVVLGFLALGAGMAIAETAEQRGLRLATEASNRNGGYEDITVSGEMILKTSSGQSATRRFDARWVTTGAGASRSMLIFRWPGDIRNTALLTHVYAGKKDDQWLYLPAMERVRRISGSGRSGSFVGSEFAFEDMADQEVDKFKHQWIAEQNCPGGGRCHVIDRFPTSKSGYSRQRIWLDTAHLRLQQVHFFDRRGAHLKTLSLSGYRQYNGRFWRSSRMEMVNHLTGARTRLNWKGYKFNQGLQKNAFTVNALRRIR
- a CDS encoding DeoR/GlpR family DNA-binding transcription regulator: MGKYDQQIANIVALRGTVSVTDLARMLDVTDQTVRRIIKPLVDQGHIEKLHGAIRAVGNPLTAPFAARMEQNRTAKAKIADHIADMIPDGASVAIDTGSTAAFVAQALQKRQDLTVVTNSAYIASTLALIHGNRVFMAGTQLRDYDGASFDRTAFEVIERMQVDFAILTAAQVDPVQGIRVAEQCEYDISVAMSGIARQTIYAIDSSKFLPTTALVGLVLPPAGGTPMIVTEAAPPEMDAATKQNFTLQLAE
- a CDS encoding GcvT family protein, with protein sequence MTHHHVKHLIIGGGIIGCSTAYHLAKNGETDIVLLEKASLTEGATWHAAGLVGQLRSSRNTTRMLKRSVAMYDALEAETGMAFDWKKVGSLRLAATKERLLEAQRLTTMARSFDLEMSMITAEEAKALFPYIDATGLEGAAYIPSDGHVDPASLCQTIAAAARRMGVDIRQGEKVEDFIVEEGKISQVITDQGRYSADTVIMAAGMWSRELGAKLGIKVPACAVEHQYIVTEPLPQPELVKGLPTLRDPERLVYYKPDAGGRLVIGGYEEGTLPFGDTGIPGEFVRQLLPDNLDRFGPLAELAAEVTPVLNEVGIRQVINGPIPYSADGDFVMGWAPGFDNLMMATGFLYGIAAGGGAGEMIAEWIIEGRPSLDLWPLDVRRFGPHHGSRAFMYPRAVEHYAHHYKMRYPGQEHETARRLRLSPLYQTLKDKGAVYGSKNGWERPLWFAPDGVDPVDQLDFLNPGWQQFSEQEHKAVREGVALIDQSSFAKFEMFGPSALDTLQHLAACNMDKPEGSVIYAQLCNKAGGIEADLTITRLGADHFYIVTGSGFGVHDADWIRRHMPQDGSCHLIEVTSARAVINICGPKSRQVLQSICEEDLSNAAFPFGTAQNITLGAAPVRAVRIGFVGELGWELHVPTEFGAHVYDQLWQAGQGQGICNVGYRAIDSLRLEKGYLYWSGDISPDYTPIEAGLGFRVHLKSGGDFIGREVLAQQKQDGPKRRLCTFVTEARLPLYGGETIIHNGQTVSLATAAGFGHSAGKTILFGYLDKALWDEIDFEVEVFGQRHPIAKVEGPLYDPENTRLKS